A portion of the Juglans microcarpa x Juglans regia isolate MS1-56 chromosome 1D, Jm3101_v1.0, whole genome shotgun sequence genome contains these proteins:
- the LOC121267142 gene encoding P-loop NTPase domain-containing protein LPA1 homolog 1-like isoform X2, translating into MQGSRLGITTVISTDSIRHMMRSFVDEKQNPLLWASTYHAGEFLDPVAVAEARAKKKAKKLAGISHSLPKDELLDGSSTEKSEARSSPWGSSSTDLISPKQMAIEGFKAQSEMVIDSLDRLITAWEERKESVVVEGVHLSLNFVMGLMKKHPSIIPFMIYITNEDKHLERFAVRAKYMTLDPAKNKYVKYIRNIRTIQDYLCKRADKHLVPKINNTNVDRSVAAIHATVFSCLRRRDTGEQLYDLTTNTVIVIDDEYRNQCAANSLTSKGMFQLLQRKGSSRHLMALVNTDGSVAKAWPVDSVDSNGKPILGHVTQIGKAEPVNLQFGLYGISAWPSDGGTSRAGSVDESRADGTDTGSRYFSSCCSSPRMSDGPSKELKEENSVHGSDEEIDDPPEAATDDDLSDDHDKEVLEEVGSVDEESTKSDEEYDDLAMQDILENGYWSDNEAKDKLAPVRWDESLGMQGDKYRQNLELFQRTNSEHLSELCSYSLFMEKNESRKPSGNVKMRKRSLSIPPHRKHRSFIGDPILSGAPLG; encoded by the exons ATGCAG GGTAGTAGGTTGGGGATCACGACGGTTATATCAACCGACTCTATTCGGCATATGATGAGGAGTTTTGTAGATGAAAAGCAAAACCCTCTACTATGGGCTTCAACCTACCATGCAGGGGAGTTCTTGGATCCTGTGGCTGTTGCAGAAGCAAGGGCCAAAAAGAAAGCTAAAAAATTGGCAGGCATTTCACACTCACTTCCCAAGGATGAACTACTTGATGGTTCTTCAACTGAGAAGTCTGAGGCTAGATCCTCGCCATGGGGTTCTAGCTCAACTGACTTGATCAGTCCAAAGCAGATGGCCATTGAAGGATTTAAGGCACAAAGTGAGATGGTAATTGACAGTCTTGATCGGCTGATCACCGCATGGGAAGAGCGAAAAGAATCAGTGGTTGTTGAGGGTGTTCACTTGAGCCTTAATTTTGTG ATGGGGCTTATGAAGAAACATCCTTCTATCATACCATTTATGATATACATCACAAATGAGGACAAACACTTGGAACGATTTGCAGTACGTGCTAAATATATGACACTGGACCCAGCAAAGAACAAATATGTAAAGTATATCCGAAACATCAGAACAATCCAAGACTATCTATGCAAGCGGGCTGACAAGCATCTTGTCCCCAAAATAAACAATACCAATGTCGATAGGAGTGTAGCAGCCATCCATGCTACTGTTTTCAGTTGCCTTCGTAGGCGTGACACAGGGGAACAGCTGTATGATCTTACCACAAACACTGTTATTGTGATTGATGATGAGTACAGAAACCAGTGTGCTGCCAATTCACTGACCTCCAAGGGGATGTTTCAACTGCTTCAGAGGAAAGGTTCCTCTAGGCATCTCATGGCTCTCGTTAATACTGATGGATCTGTGGCAAAGGCATGGCCTGTAGATTCAGTCGATAGTAATGGGAAGCCAATTTTGGGCCATGTGACTCAGATTGGTAAGGCTGAACCAGTTAATCTTCAGTTTGGTCTCTACGGAATCAGTGCGTGGCCCAGTGATGGTGGCACTAGTCGTGCTGGAAGTGTTGATGAATCAAGAGCTGACGGTACTGATACTGGAAGtagatatttttcttcttgCTGCAGCTCACCGAGAATGTCTGATGGACCTTCCAAGGAG CTCAAGGAGGAGAACTCAGTGCATGGTAGTGATGAAGAAATTGATGATCCACCCGAGGCAGCTACTGATGATGATCTGAGTGATGACCATGACAAAGAGGTCCTTGAAGAG GTCGGTTCAGTTGATGAGGAGTCTACAAAATCGGATGAAGAGTACGATGATCTGGCAATGCAGGACATACTGGAGAATGGCTACTGGTCAGATAATGAGGCCAAGGATAAGCTTGCGCCTGTTCGTTGGGACGAATCCCTGGGTATGCAAGGGGATAAATATCGCCAAAACCTGGAGCTCTTCCAGAGAACTAATAGCGAGCATTTGTCAGAGCTGTGTTCTTATTCTTTGTTTATGGAGAAGAATGAGAGTAGAAAGCCTTCTGGTAATGTCAAAATGAGAAAACGCTCCCTCAGCATTCCACCTCATAGAAAGCATCGGTCGTTTATTGGTGACCCTATTCTTTCAGGTGCTCCTCTGGGGTAG
- the LOC121267142 gene encoding P-loop NTPase domain-containing protein LPA1 homolog 1-like isoform X1, translating into MAESGKVLYIVVVEDGEDKKEKESFRYTRPVLQSTLQLMGCKARHAFKISQRVLELIRSENPNDALLPEVMSTSTLDASVDLEKVDGCPTSGCLGKTEAPKHLVAVKDDRSKSVPFELYKIRTTVVVRRKTFLDVVCDALAEYKYVGPNQRADLVLACRIRERKESVTVLLCGTSGCGKSTLSALLGSRLGITTVISTDSIRHMMRSFVDEKQNPLLWASTYHAGEFLDPVAVAEARAKKKAKKLAGISHSLPKDELLDGSSTEKSEARSSPWGSSSTDLISPKQMAIEGFKAQSEMVIDSLDRLITAWEERKESVVVEGVHLSLNFVMGLMKKHPSIIPFMIYITNEDKHLERFAVRAKYMTLDPAKNKYVKYIRNIRTIQDYLCKRADKHLVPKINNTNVDRSVAAIHATVFSCLRRRDTGEQLYDLTTNTVIVIDDEYRNQCAANSLTSKGMFQLLQRKGSSRHLMALVNTDGSVAKAWPVDSVDSNGKPILGHVTQIGKAEPVNLQFGLYGISAWPSDGGTSRAGSVDESRADGTDTGSRYFSSCCSSPRMSDGPSKELKEENSVHGSDEEIDDPPEAATDDDLSDDHDKEVLEEVGSVDEESTKSDEEYDDLAMQDILENGYWSDNEAKDKLAPVRWDESLGMQGDKYRQNLELFQRTNSEHLSELCSYSLFMEKNESRKPSGNVKMRKRSLSIPPHRKHRSFIGDPILSGAPLG; encoded by the exons ATGGCGGAGTCGGGGAAAGTTCTGTACATAGTGGTGGTGGAGGATGGAGAAgataagaaagagaaagagtCGTTTAGGTACACGCGTCCGGTTCTGCAGAGTACTCTGCAGCTCATGGGTTGTAAAGCTCGACATGCGTTCAAG ATAAGCCAACGAGTTCTTGAGTTGATCAGAAGTGAAAACCCAAATGATGCTTTGCTTCCAGAAGTAATGAGCACATCGACATTGGATGCTTCAGTAGATCTCGAGAAGGTAGATGGCTGTCCTACCAGCGGTTGCTTGGGAAAAACAGAGGCGCCCAAGCATTTGGTTGCAGTGAAAGATGATAGAAGTAAGAGTGTTCCATTTGAATTGTACAAAATACGAACGACAGTTGTTGTCAGAAGGAAAACTTTCCTAGATGTTGTGTGTGATGCACTGGCTGAATATAAGTATGTGGGTCCCAACCAGAGGGCAGATTTAGTTTTGGCATGCAG AATCCGAGAAAGGAAGGAATCTGTGACTGTACTATTGTGTGGCACTAGTGGCTGTGGCAAGTCTACTTTGTCAGCATTGCTG GGTAGTAGGTTGGGGATCACGACGGTTATATCAACCGACTCTATTCGGCATATGATGAGGAGTTTTGTAGATGAAAAGCAAAACCCTCTACTATGGGCTTCAACCTACCATGCAGGGGAGTTCTTGGATCCTGTGGCTGTTGCAGAAGCAAGGGCCAAAAAGAAAGCTAAAAAATTGGCAGGCATTTCACACTCACTTCCCAAGGATGAACTACTTGATGGTTCTTCAACTGAGAAGTCTGAGGCTAGATCCTCGCCATGGGGTTCTAGCTCAACTGACTTGATCAGTCCAAAGCAGATGGCCATTGAAGGATTTAAGGCACAAAGTGAGATGGTAATTGACAGTCTTGATCGGCTGATCACCGCATGGGAAGAGCGAAAAGAATCAGTGGTTGTTGAGGGTGTTCACTTGAGCCTTAATTTTGTG ATGGGGCTTATGAAGAAACATCCTTCTATCATACCATTTATGATATACATCACAAATGAGGACAAACACTTGGAACGATTTGCAGTACGTGCTAAATATATGACACTGGACCCAGCAAAGAACAAATATGTAAAGTATATCCGAAACATCAGAACAATCCAAGACTATCTATGCAAGCGGGCTGACAAGCATCTTGTCCCCAAAATAAACAATACCAATGTCGATAGGAGTGTAGCAGCCATCCATGCTACTGTTTTCAGTTGCCTTCGTAGGCGTGACACAGGGGAACAGCTGTATGATCTTACCACAAACACTGTTATTGTGATTGATGATGAGTACAGAAACCAGTGTGCTGCCAATTCACTGACCTCCAAGGGGATGTTTCAACTGCTTCAGAGGAAAGGTTCCTCTAGGCATCTCATGGCTCTCGTTAATACTGATGGATCTGTGGCAAAGGCATGGCCTGTAGATTCAGTCGATAGTAATGGGAAGCCAATTTTGGGCCATGTGACTCAGATTGGTAAGGCTGAACCAGTTAATCTTCAGTTTGGTCTCTACGGAATCAGTGCGTGGCCCAGTGATGGTGGCACTAGTCGTGCTGGAAGTGTTGATGAATCAAGAGCTGACGGTACTGATACTGGAAGtagatatttttcttcttgCTGCAGCTCACCGAGAATGTCTGATGGACCTTCCAAGGAG CTCAAGGAGGAGAACTCAGTGCATGGTAGTGATGAAGAAATTGATGATCCACCCGAGGCAGCTACTGATGATGATCTGAGTGATGACCATGACAAAGAGGTCCTTGAAGAG GTCGGTTCAGTTGATGAGGAGTCTACAAAATCGGATGAAGAGTACGATGATCTGGCAATGCAGGACATACTGGAGAATGGCTACTGGTCAGATAATGAGGCCAAGGATAAGCTTGCGCCTGTTCGTTGGGACGAATCCCTGGGTATGCAAGGGGATAAATATCGCCAAAACCTGGAGCTCTTCCAGAGAACTAATAGCGAGCATTTGTCAGAGCTGTGTTCTTATTCTTTGTTTATGGAGAAGAATGAGAGTAGAAAGCCTTCTGGTAATGTCAAAATGAGAAAACGCTCCCTCAGCATTCCACCTCATAGAAAGCATCGGTCGTTTATTGGTGACCCTATTCTTTCAGGTGCTCCTCTGGGGTAG
- the LOC121267142 gene encoding P-loop NTPase domain-containing protein LPA1 homolog 1-like isoform X3 — protein MMRSFVDEKQNPLLWASTYHAGEFLDPVAVAEARAKKKAKKLAGISHSLPKDELLDGSSTEKSEARSSPWGSSSTDLISPKQMAIEGFKAQSEMVIDSLDRLITAWEERKESVVVEGVHLSLNFVMGLMKKHPSIIPFMIYITNEDKHLERFAVRAKYMTLDPAKNKYVKYIRNIRTIQDYLCKRADKHLVPKINNTNVDRSVAAIHATVFSCLRRRDTGEQLYDLTTNTVIVIDDEYRNQCAANSLTSKGMFQLLQRKGSSRHLMALVNTDGSVAKAWPVDSVDSNGKPILGHVTQIGKAEPVNLQFGLYGISAWPSDGGTSRAGSVDESRADGTDTGSRYFSSCCSSPRMSDGPSKELKEENSVHGSDEEIDDPPEAATDDDLSDDHDKEVLEEVGSVDEESTKSDEEYDDLAMQDILENGYWSDNEAKDKLAPVRWDESLGMQGDKYRQNLELFQRTNSEHLSELCSYSLFMEKNESRKPSGNVKMRKRSLSIPPHRKHRSFIGDPILSGAPLG, from the exons ATGATGAGGAGTTTTGTAGATGAAAAGCAAAACCCTCTACTATGGGCTTCAACCTACCATGCAGGGGAGTTCTTGGATCCTGTGGCTGTTGCAGAAGCAAGGGCCAAAAAGAAAGCTAAAAAATTGGCAGGCATTTCACACTCACTTCCCAAGGATGAACTACTTGATGGTTCTTCAACTGAGAAGTCTGAGGCTAGATCCTCGCCATGGGGTTCTAGCTCAACTGACTTGATCAGTCCAAAGCAGATGGCCATTGAAGGATTTAAGGCACAAAGTGAGATGGTAATTGACAGTCTTGATCGGCTGATCACCGCATGGGAAGAGCGAAAAGAATCAGTGGTTGTTGAGGGTGTTCACTTGAGCCTTAATTTTGTG ATGGGGCTTATGAAGAAACATCCTTCTATCATACCATTTATGATATACATCACAAATGAGGACAAACACTTGGAACGATTTGCAGTACGTGCTAAATATATGACACTGGACCCAGCAAAGAACAAATATGTAAAGTATATCCGAAACATCAGAACAATCCAAGACTATCTATGCAAGCGGGCTGACAAGCATCTTGTCCCCAAAATAAACAATACCAATGTCGATAGGAGTGTAGCAGCCATCCATGCTACTGTTTTCAGTTGCCTTCGTAGGCGTGACACAGGGGAACAGCTGTATGATCTTACCACAAACACTGTTATTGTGATTGATGATGAGTACAGAAACCAGTGTGCTGCCAATTCACTGACCTCCAAGGGGATGTTTCAACTGCTTCAGAGGAAAGGTTCCTCTAGGCATCTCATGGCTCTCGTTAATACTGATGGATCTGTGGCAAAGGCATGGCCTGTAGATTCAGTCGATAGTAATGGGAAGCCAATTTTGGGCCATGTGACTCAGATTGGTAAGGCTGAACCAGTTAATCTTCAGTTTGGTCTCTACGGAATCAGTGCGTGGCCCAGTGATGGTGGCACTAGTCGTGCTGGAAGTGTTGATGAATCAAGAGCTGACGGTACTGATACTGGAAGtagatatttttcttcttgCTGCAGCTCACCGAGAATGTCTGATGGACCTTCCAAGGAG CTCAAGGAGGAGAACTCAGTGCATGGTAGTGATGAAGAAATTGATGATCCACCCGAGGCAGCTACTGATGATGATCTGAGTGATGACCATGACAAAGAGGTCCTTGAAGAG GTCGGTTCAGTTGATGAGGAGTCTACAAAATCGGATGAAGAGTACGATGATCTGGCAATGCAGGACATACTGGAGAATGGCTACTGGTCAGATAATGAGGCCAAGGATAAGCTTGCGCCTGTTCGTTGGGACGAATCCCTGGGTATGCAAGGGGATAAATATCGCCAAAACCTGGAGCTCTTCCAGAGAACTAATAGCGAGCATTTGTCAGAGCTGTGTTCTTATTCTTTGTTTATGGAGAAGAATGAGAGTAGAAAGCCTTCTGGTAATGTCAAAATGAGAAAACGCTCCCTCAGCATTCCACCTCATAGAAAGCATCGGTCGTTTATTGGTGACCCTATTCTTTCAGGTGCTCCTCTGGGGTAG